In the Candidatus Rhodoblastus alkanivorans genome, one interval contains:
- a CDS encoding sigma-54-dependent Fis family transcriptional regulator, with protein sequence MHNAEKNNSWRPARTASAVQQLRRLLRFRQDEGQIWLGEHRMVLLHAEHLRGLRAELIATLGSRRTQGILFRMGFASGRSDAALVRSLLPEADIETLLHLGPEMHGLQGVVVGSVDKIEFDVAKGHFFCDGSWRKSWESESQLEQFGETFESACFSQTGYASGYATALLGELIVFKEIACMSCGAPVCRIVGRPAAAWGEDDPFVKLLEPHNVGAELIELREQVAELSKQLNVRREQGELIGASKKFCDTLRLLAKAAPSTVTILLTGETGVGKEAFARWVHTNSSRAKGPFVAVNCGAIPEELLESELFGAEAGAYTGSKTARPGRFERADGGTILLDELGELSPAAQVKLLRVLQTGEVERLGGVKTRLVDVRIIAATNANLQEAVAERRFRSDLFYRLNTFPVHVAPLRERRADILPLVDFFLAKAQAKHGKSVSGLSDMAANSLVGHDWPGNVRELENLIERGVLLAPEGGEIGVEHLGLTPATSHRDAIFDQDGLLCEAAASDGDCVDIALTQMKSLDALEKTLIERSLTKSRGNVAAAARMLGLSRAQLDYRIKANGICIARESQTAGKARSKN encoded by the coding sequence TTGCACAATGCTGAAAAGAACAATTCCTGGCGTCCCGCGCGCACGGCTTCGGCTGTTCAGCAACTCCGTCGCCTTTTGCGGTTCCGGCAGGACGAAGGCCAGATCTGGCTGGGCGAGCATCGCATGGTTTTGCTGCACGCCGAGCATTTGCGCGGGCTGCGCGCCGAATTGATCGCGACGCTTGGCTCCAGGCGCACGCAAGGCATTCTGTTCCGTATGGGTTTCGCCTCGGGAAGGTCCGACGCCGCCCTCGTCCGCAGCTTGCTGCCGGAGGCGGATATCGAGACGCTGCTTCATCTCGGACCGGAAATGCACGGGCTGCAGGGCGTCGTCGTCGGCAGCGTCGACAAGATCGAATTCGACGTCGCGAAGGGGCATTTTTTCTGCGACGGCTCCTGGCGAAAGAGTTGGGAAAGCGAAAGCCAGCTCGAACAATTCGGCGAGACGTTCGAAAGCGCCTGCTTCAGCCAGACGGGTTATGCATCCGGCTACGCCACGGCGCTGCTTGGCGAGCTGATCGTCTTCAAGGAAATCGCCTGCATGAGCTGCGGCGCGCCGGTCTGCCGCATCGTCGGACGGCCCGCGGCGGCCTGGGGGGAAGACGACCCCTTCGTAAAACTGCTGGAGCCGCACAATGTCGGCGCGGAACTGATCGAGCTTCGCGAACAGGTCGCGGAGCTTTCGAAGCAGTTGAATGTCCGGCGCGAGCAAGGCGAATTGATCGGGGCCTCGAAAAAATTCTGCGACACGCTTCGGCTCCTGGCCAAGGCCGCGCCTTCGACCGTCACCATTCTGCTCACGGGGGAAACGGGCGTCGGCAAAGAGGCTTTCGCGCGCTGGGTTCACACCAACAGCAGCCGCGCCAAAGGTCCGTTTGTCGCGGTCAATTGCGGCGCGATTCCTGAAGAGCTTCTTGAATCGGAATTGTTTGGCGCCGAGGCCGGCGCCTATACGGGGTCGAAAACCGCCAGGCCTGGCCGGTTCGAGCGCGCCGACGGCGGCACGATTCTGCTCGACGAATTGGGCGAATTGTCTCCAGCCGCCCAGGTCAAGCTGCTTCGCGTCCTGCAGACCGGCGAAGTCGAAAGGCTCGGCGGCGTCAAGACTCGCCTCGTGGACGTCAGAATCATCGCGGCGACCAACGCGAATCTTCAGGAGGCCGTCGCCGAACGCCGCTTCCGTTCGGACCTCTTCTATCGGCTGAACACTTTTCCGGTCCATGTCGCGCCGTTGCGCGAGCGGCGCGCGGACATCCTGCCGCTGGTCGATTTCTTCCTGGCCAAGGCGCAGGCGAAACACGGAAAATCGGTTTCGGGCCTGTCCGACATGGCCGCCAATTCGCTTGTCGGCCATGACTGGCCAGGCAATGTGCGCGAACTTGAAAACCTGATCGAACGCGGCGTTCTCCTCGCGCCGGAGGGAGGAGAGATCGGCGTCGAACATCTTGGCCTGACGCCGGCGACCTCGCATCGCGACGCCATATTCGATCAGGATGGCCTTCTATGCGAGGCCGCGGCGTCCGATGGAGATTGCGTCGACATCGCTTTAACGCAAATGAAAAGCCTGGATGCGCTGGAGAAAACCCTGATCGAGAGATCCCTGACGAAATCCCGAGGCAATGTCGCCGCAGCGGCGCGAATGCTTGGCCTTTCCCGCGCGCAGCTCGATTATCGCATCAAGGCGAACGGGATTTGCATCGCGCGAGAATCGCAGACCGCCGGCAAAGCCCGATCGAAAAATTGA
- a CDS encoding SEL1-like repeat protein, whose translation MSKAAPWSIKGVDFDVRDAAKEAARRDGVSLGEWMNRAIADRAAEIGADAQAFDADERLEAVAAQLARLSREAREDATPQRRRGEAGRQESRQEHRLEPSQAARQETRAPSSRGGEGAAPEADDADGMEETARNRAPRRRAAPERRAGRVPSGEAFRPREADEIRPGRLGRESADAEALLEQAVAAFEEQAGRVESRAARAIANVAQMIEASEDERAGALAQVDARLAEIEHWLNRGDKEAIKPLRGMIASVHDRLGEIETRLARKERPADDKPLRGALERLESRIEAMSRQSEESADDSHLRRLDGRLGAILMRLDKVEAAPPGAGRDEQFTRLEKRFDTLMARLDRPAPAPAAPQAAGSALKGGVAGAIGEIAARQRDLESGARTTRPPAPQLATLLDERFEALARKFDTAAKGATPSPDKNQIDRLQNGISVLSDRIETMRQEFAASGAHSRAELEQFARELSRRVDVALAAPQAAGLNGLEELRRDIAALSRDVAEAPPRAAAAGLEKAMRDLADRVDASRDAMIQAAEARRDPAPSAQIEALTAQVAALGRQLSDAAPRAAAAAVQEAAREWTARLEEARDAMVRAVETRGEPAPSAQIEALTAQVMAMGRDLAAGAPRAAAAAIEQATRELAARVDEARDAMIRAAAIRPEPTSSAEIDALGEQVSAMSRALADLAPRSQVASLENAVRALTGRIERSREEGIREAVLAPIESLAADVRRALTEAGASANFDGVSRQLREVEDKIENLRHDGGADRADFLQVYDQSEQIRAMLAEAIDKIAPIERLENQVGALGVRLEEVARQTREAGAAQVALPWGEIESRLNDLAMRIDRAGFDRAQPQTPVDDARFDDLARRLDFLQETLAARLDDAQNAPLDQAPAQSLEPLLRSLSEKLSAEPAPQIGPGAMEALECRIAEISHRLEQGDSEAERRLHRAIEELSDRLDSLRDPEREDRNAREITDLREKTEASDRRAQQTLSAVHETLEKVVDRLAMLEEDVIDARGAAEAAARAPAAADVERVAVDPDDFLMEPGAGRPGEAKAGRAAQLPRAAEMDDHEPDLGLDEPRSANRPDAKSGQSSYIDIARRALAARVAAESAENQEKDTRRRLAAATPPKASTMPPKAAATAPKAAARARFVRPLAAGEKAASRRLPAVLLTAVSVLSLGAYEAYRLFDTPAPPMQAVSAAGAEKTHDAGRAPAPVPPAEKTGEAAPAAPASPAAPAASPTAPLNSAPVLPGNVVAPKSENGASLPDPLATGSIGSGPNTIAAVEAGARALAQKERAEKGDAAAQYDFAIRLAEGRGVQQDQAAAVGWFEKAAAKGLPQAQYRLGAIYEKGIAAARDPKKAAFYYEKAANQGHVRAMHNLGVVLAEGVDGKPDYAAAAQWFRRAAEYGVRDSQFNLAILYARGMGVPQDLGQSYVWFAIAAMQGDQGAAKKRDELGERLNAAALQQAKKQVASFHAKTPSAAVNNPPAAAPDASASASRKSSAVRRI comes from the coding sequence GCCCAGCTCGCGCGGCTGAGCCGCGAAGCCCGCGAGGACGCGACGCCGCAGCGTCGCCGGGGCGAGGCCGGACGACAAGAAAGCCGGCAAGAGCATCGCCTGGAACCAAGTCAAGCGGCGCGTCAGGAAACCCGCGCCCCGTCTAGCCGGGGTGGCGAGGGCGCCGCGCCCGAGGCGGACGACGCGGACGGGATGGAAGAGACCGCTCGCAATCGGGCGCCGCGACGCCGCGCCGCGCCCGAGCGGCGGGCCGGGCGCGTCCCGTCCGGTGAGGCTTTCCGGCCCCGGGAGGCGGATGAAATCCGCCCGGGACGGCTGGGCCGCGAAAGCGCCGACGCCGAGGCGCTGCTCGAACAGGCGGTTGCCGCCTTCGAGGAGCAGGCGGGCAGGGTCGAATCGCGCGCCGCGCGGGCGATTGCCAATGTCGCCCAAATGATCGAGGCTTCCGAGGACGAGCGCGCCGGCGCCCTGGCGCAGGTCGACGCGCGTCTCGCCGAGATCGAACATTGGCTCAATCGCGGCGACAAGGAAGCGATCAAACCTTTGCGGGGCATGATCGCCTCGGTGCACGACCGCCTCGGCGAAATAGAAACGCGGCTGGCGCGCAAGGAGCGCCCTGCCGATGACAAACCCCTGCGCGGCGCGCTGGAGCGGCTGGAGTCGCGAATCGAGGCGATGTCCCGCCAGTCGGAAGAGAGCGCCGACGATTCCCATTTGCGCCGGCTCGACGGGCGCCTCGGCGCGATTCTCATGCGACTCGACAAGGTCGAGGCGGCCCCTCCCGGCGCGGGGCGCGACGAGCAATTCACCCGCCTCGAAAAGAGGTTCGACACCCTGATGGCGCGGCTTGACCGCCCGGCGCCGGCTCCCGCCGCGCCGCAAGCGGCCGGGTCCGCGCTCAAGGGCGGGGTCGCCGGGGCGATCGGCGAAATCGCCGCCCGCCAGCGCGATCTCGAATCGGGCGCGCGGACGACGCGTCCTCCCGCGCCCCAGCTCGCGACGCTGCTTGACGAGCGCTTCGAGGCTCTGGCGCGCAAATTCGACACCGCCGCCAAAGGTGCGACGCCGTCGCCGGACAAGAACCAAATCGATCGCCTCCAGAACGGCATCAGCGTCCTCTCCGACCGGATCGAGACGATGCGCCAGGAGTTCGCCGCCTCCGGCGCCCATTCCCGCGCCGAACTGGAGCAATTCGCCCGCGAATTGTCCCGTCGCGTCGACGTCGCTCTGGCTGCGCCGCAGGCGGCCGGCCTGAACGGTCTGGAGGAACTGCGCCGCGATATTGCGGCCCTGAGCCGGGACGTCGCCGAAGCGCCGCCGCGCGCCGCGGCAGCGGGGCTTGAAAAGGCGATGCGCGACCTGGCGGATCGGGTGGACGCCTCGCGCGACGCGATGATCCAAGCGGCGGAGGCCCGGCGCGACCCCGCGCCCTCCGCCCAGATCGAGGCTTTGACCGCGCAGGTTGCGGCGCTCGGCCGTCAACTTTCGGACGCCGCGCCGCGCGCCGCCGCAGCCGCGGTGCAGGAGGCGGCGCGCGAATGGACCGCGCGGCTCGAAGAAGCGCGCGACGCCATGGTCCGCGCCGTCGAGACGCGCGGCGAGCCGGCGCCCTCCGCCCAGATCGAGGCCTTGACCGCGCAGGTCATGGCGATGGGACGCGATCTCGCGGCGGGCGCGCCGCGCGCCGCCGCCGCCGCGATCGAACAAGCGACGCGCGAACTGGCCGCGCGGGTGGATGAGGCGCGCGACGCGATGATACGCGCCGCCGCGATCCGCCCCGAGCCGACCTCCTCCGCCGAAATCGACGCCCTGGGCGAACAGGTCTCGGCGATGAGCCGGGCGCTCGCCGATCTCGCGCCGCGCAGCCAGGTGGCTTCGCTCGAAAATGCGGTGCGGGCGCTCACCGGACGCATCGAACGCTCGCGCGAAGAAGGCATCCGCGAGGCGGTGCTGGCGCCGATCGAATCGCTCGCCGCCGACGTGCGGCGGGCGCTGACCGAAGCCGGCGCCTCGGCCAATTTCGACGGCGTCTCCCGCCAGTTGCGCGAGGTCGAGGACAAGATCGAAAATTTGCGCCACGACGGCGGCGCCGACCGCGCCGATTTTCTCCAGGTCTATGACCAGTCGGAGCAGATCCGCGCGATGCTTGCGGAGGCGATCGACAAGATCGCGCCGATCGAGCGGCTGGAGAATCAGGTCGGCGCGCTGGGCGTGCGGCTGGAAGAAGTCGCGCGCCAGACCCGGGAGGCCGGCGCCGCTCAGGTTGCGCTGCCCTGGGGTGAAATCGAGTCGCGCCTGAACGATCTCGCCATGCGCATCGACCGCGCCGGTTTCGATCGCGCGCAGCCGCAAACGCCGGTTGACGACGCGCGCTTCGACGATCTGGCCCGTCGCCTCGATTTCCTGCAGGAAACCCTGGCGGCGCGGCTCGACGACGCCCAAAACGCGCCGCTCGACCAGGCGCCGGCGCAATCGCTGGAGCCTTTGTTGCGCTCGCTGTCCGAAAAGCTGAGCGCCGAGCCCGCGCCGCAAATTGGCCCCGGCGCGATGGAGGCCCTCGAATGCCGGATCGCCGAAATTTCGCATCGGCTGGAGCAGGGCGATTCCGAAGCGGAGCGCCGTCTCCATCGCGCGATCGAGGAATTGTCCGACCGCCTGGACTCGCTGCGCGACCCCGAGCGTGAGGATCGCAACGCCCGCGAGATCACCGACCTGCGCGAAAAGACCGAAGCGTCGGATCGGCGCGCCCAGCAGACGCTTTCCGCGGTCCATGAGACGCTCGAAAAGGTGGTCGATCGCCTCGCCATGCTCGAGGAGGACGTGATCGACGCCCGCGGCGCCGCCGAGGCTGCCGCGCGCGCGCCGGCCGCCGCGGACGTCGAAAGGGTCGCCGTCGATCCCGACGACTTCCTGATGGAGCCGGGCGCGGGCCGTCCGGGCGAGGCCAAGGCCGGGCGGGCCGCGCAGCTCCCGCGCGCGGCGGAAATGGACGACCACGAGCCCGACCTCGGCCTCGATGAGCCAAGGTCGGCAAACAGGCCGGATGCGAAGTCGGGGCAATCGAGCTATATCGACATCGCCCGCCGCGCGCTCGCCGCGCGCGTGGCCGCCGAATCGGCTGAAAACCAGGAAAAGGACACGAGAAGGCGTCTCGCCGCCGCCACGCCGCCGAAGGCCTCCACCATGCCGCCGAAGGCCGCCGCAACAGCGCCGAAGGCCGCCGCCAGAGCTCGTTTCGTTCGCCCGCTCGCGGCGGGCGAGAAAGCCGCGAGCCGCCGCCTGCCGGCGGTGCTGCTCACCGCGGTTTCCGTGCTTTCGCTCGGCGCCTATGAGGCTTATCGCCTGTTCGACACGCCCGCGCCGCCCATGCAGGCGGTCTCGGCGGCTGGCGCCGAAAAGACGCATGACGCCGGTCGCGCGCCGGCGCCGGTCCCTCCGGCCGAAAAAACGGGCGAAGCCGCGCCCGCCGCACCGGCGTCTCCGGCGGCCCCGGCGGCCTCGCCAACGGCGCCGCTCAATAGCGCTCCGGTTCTGCCTGGCAATGTCGTCGCGCCGAAATCCGAAAACGGCGCGAGCCTCCCCGATCCGCTCGCGACCGGCTCCATCGGCTCGGGCCCCAATACGATCGCCGCCGTCGAGGCCGGCGCGCGGGCTCTCGCCCAGAAAGAGCGCGCCGAGAAGGGCGACGCGGCCGCGCAATATGATTTCGCGATCCGCCTCGCCGAAGGCCGCGGCGTTCAACAGGATCAGGCCGCCGCCGTCGGCTGGTTCGAGAAGGCGGCGGCAAAAGGCCTGCCGCAGGCGCAATATCGCCTGGGCGCCATTTACGAGAAAGGCATAGCCGCGGCCCGCGACCCGAAAAAGGCCGCCTTCTATTACGAAAAGGCCGCGAACCAGGGCCATGTTCGCGCCATGCACAATCTTGGCGTCGTGCTCGCCGAGGGAGTGGACGGCAAGCCCGATTACGCCGCCGCGGCGCAATGGTTCCGCCGCGCCGCCGAATATGGCGTGCGCGACAGTCAGTTCAACCTCGCCATTCTTTATGCGCGCGGCATGGGCGTGCCGCAGGATCTCGGCCAGAGCTACGTATGGTTCGCCATCGCGGCCATGCAGGGCGACCAGGGCGCGGCCAAAAAGCGCGACGAGCTCGGCGAGCGGCTGAACGCCGCCGCGCTGCAACAGGCCAAGAAGCAGGTCGCCTCCTTCCATGCCAAGACGCCGTCGGCCGCGGTGAACAACCCGCCCGCCGCCGCGCCGGACGCGTCGGCTTCGGCGTCCCGCAAATCCTCGGCGGTGCGCCGGATCTGA
- the murA gene encoding UDP-N-acetylglucosamine 1-carboxyvinyltransferase, with protein sequence MDRIRIVGGNPLNGVIPISGAKNAALPLMIASLLTDRTVTLENLPRLADVSLLVRILSNHGVDYSIDGRRHGEDPDSGQTVHMTAREIVDTTAPYELVSRMRASFWVLAPLLARCGQARVSLPGGCAIGTRPVDLLLMAMERLGAEIDIDAGYVVARAPGGLRGAEIVFPKVTVGGTHIALMAASLARGTTVIHNAAREPEVGDLADLLVKMGAKVKGAGSPVIEVEGVARLGGAKHRVLPDRIEAGTYAMATAMTGGDVLLEGARAEHLQAALDALIEAGAHVEDTPQGLRVSRNGNGLQAVDIATAPFPGFPTDLQAQFMALMTHASGVSRITETIFENRFMHVQELARLGAHIRLEGDTAIVEGVPALKGAPVMATDLRASVSLVIAALAAEGESMIQRVYHLDRGFEALERKLSRCGADITRISSGG encoded by the coding sequence ATGGATCGCATCAGAATCGTCGGCGGCAATCCGCTGAATGGCGTCATTCCGATTTCCGGGGCCAAGAATGCGGCGCTGCCGCTGATGATCGCCTCGCTGCTGACGGATCGCACGGTCACGCTCGAAAATCTGCCGCGCCTGGCCGACGTGAGCCTGCTCGTCCGCATCCTGTCGAACCATGGCGTCGATTATTCCATCGACGGCCGCCGACACGGCGAGGACCCGGACTCCGGCCAGACGGTCCATATGACGGCGCGCGAGATCGTGGACACCACCGCGCCCTACGAGCTGGTGTCGCGCATGCGCGCGAGTTTCTGGGTGCTGGCGCCGTTGCTTGCGCGCTGCGGCCAGGCGCGGGTGTCGCTCCCCGGCGGCTGCGCCATCGGCACCCGCCCGGTCGATCTCCTGCTGATGGCGATGGAGCGCCTTGGCGCCGAAATCGACATCGACGCCGGCTATGTCGTCGCCAGGGCGCCCGGCGGCCTGCGCGGCGCCGAAATCGTCTTTCCGAAGGTCACGGTCGGCGGCACCCATATCGCCCTGATGGCCGCTTCCCTCGCCCGGGGAACGACGGTCATCCATAACGCGGCGCGCGAGCCGGAAGTTGGCGATCTCGCCGACCTGCTGGTGAAAATGGGCGCCAAGGTCAAGGGCGCCGGCTCCCCGGTCATCGAGGTGGAAGGCGTGGCCCGGCTCGGCGGCGCCAAGCATCGCGTGCTGCCGGACCGCATCGAGGCCGGCACTTACGCCATGGCGACCGCCATGACCGGCGGCGACGTCTTGCTCGAGGGCGCCCGCGCCGAGCATCTCCAGGCCGCGCTCGACGCCCTGATCGAGGCGGGCGCCCATGTCGAGGACACGCCCCAGGGTTTGCGCGTTTCGCGCAACGGCAATGGGTTGCAGGCGGTCGATATCGCGACCGCGCCATTCCCGGGCTTCCCGACCGACCTTCAGGCGCAGTTCATGGCTCTGATGACCCACGCCAGCGGCGTCTCGCGCATCACCGAAACGATTTTCGAAAACCGATTCATGCATGTGCAGGAACTGGCGCGCCTGGGCGCGCATATCCGGCTCGAAGGCGATACGGCGATCGTCGAGGGCGTGCCGGCGCTGAAGGGGGCGCCGGTGATGGCGACCGATCTGCGCGCCTCGGTCTCGCTGGTCATCGCGGCCCTGGCCGCCGAGGGCGAGAGCATGATCCAGCGCGTCTATCATCTCGACCGCGGCTTTGAGGCGCTGGAGCGCAAATTGAGCCGCTGCGGCGCCGACATCACCCGCATTTCCTCGGGCGGCTGA
- a CDS encoding PDR/VanB family oxidoreductase, which produces MERVGGAPEAWLFVEVAERHAAAQDIAHFVFKEASGRDLPPFSAGAHIEIELPNGMQRCYSLCNAPGQGAAYEIAILREASGRGGSLCAHADLHLGARLRIRPPRNYFPLHDEPHALLVAGGVGVTPLLAMAEQLRAEGRGFEFHFCARSPSRAAFLDRLRRAPYGASVRLHFDDGAPDQIFNAREIFERAPAGAGLYVCGPNGFMDYVLSAARSAGWSEGRLHYEYFAAVAAPTEGDRPFSILLARSGKRVFVPAGKTAAEAMIDAGVEFPMSCEQGVCGTCALPVLKGAPDHRDHFQTKAEREANTLFMPCCSRALTEELVLDF; this is translated from the coding sequence ATGGAACGTGTCGGTGGCGCGCCGGAGGCTTGGCTTTTTGTCGAAGTGGCCGAGCGTCATGCGGCGGCGCAGGACATCGCTCATTTCGTTTTTAAGGAAGCGTCGGGACGGGATTTGCCGCCATTTTCCGCCGGGGCCCATATCGAAATCGAGTTGCCGAACGGAATGCAGCGCTGCTATTCGCTCTGCAACGCGCCGGGGCAGGGCGCGGCTTATGAAATCGCCATTCTGCGAGAGGCGAGCGGCCGGGGCGGGTCCCTGTGCGCCCACGCCGATTTGCATCTGGGCGCGCGTCTGCGCATTCGTCCGCCGCGCAATTATTTCCCGCTCCACGACGAGCCTCATGCGCTGCTTGTCGCTGGCGGCGTCGGCGTCACGCCCCTCCTCGCGATGGCCGAGCAATTGCGCGCGGAAGGCCGCGGCTTCGAGTTTCATTTTTGCGCACGTTCCCCGTCGCGCGCCGCTTTTCTCGACCGCCTTCGGCGCGCGCCTTACGGGGCGAGCGTTCGGCTTCACTTCGACGACGGCGCGCCCGACCAGATTTTCAACGCGCGAGAGATCTTCGAGAGGGCGCCCGCCGGCGCCGGACTCTATGTGTGCGGACCGAATGGATTCATGGATTACGTGCTGTCGGCGGCGCGGTCGGCGGGGTGGAGCGAAGGCCGTCTGCATTACGAATATTTCGCGGCCGTTGCGGCGCCGACCGAAGGCGACAGGCCCTTTTCAATTCTGCTTGCGCGCAGCGGGAAGCGCGTTTTCGTGCCCGCGGGCAAGACGGCGGCCGAGGCGATGATCGACGCGGGAGTCGAGTTCCCGATGAGCTGCGAGCAGGGCGTCTGCGGAACTTGCGCCTTGCCTGTGCTGAAGGGCGCGCCCGACCACCGCGATCATTTCCAGACCAAGGCCGAGCGCGAGGCCAACACCCTTTTCATGCCCTGTTGTTCGCGGGCGCTGACTGAGGAGCTGGTGCTGGATTTCTAG